In the genome of Bradyrhizobium sp. CIAT3101, one region contains:
- a CDS encoding NADPH:quinone reductase, producing the protein MKAAFFDRQGPARSVLHVDALPDPEPQPGEVRVKVAVSGLNPSDIKTRMGFAGMPMPFPRIVPHQDGAGTIDKVGFGVSEKRIGERVWLYKAQTGKAFGSSADYVVVPSAHAVPLPVNVPFETGACLGIPAVTAHRCLFADGDLRGKRVLVQGGAGAVGTAAILLAKWAGAWVSATVSREEQAKVAAAAGADLIINRHEENVSEAVKRSTGSGVDRIVDVDLASNIEIDIACLAPSGVVTAYATENPQAKLSLPFLATMFGGYAFRFVFFYSIPQSAFQQAIDEVSACVASGAYNPGIAMKLPLERISEAHEAQESGRTVGKILIEI; encoded by the coding sequence ATGAAAGCTGCGTTTTTTGATCGTCAGGGGCCTGCCCGAAGCGTCTTGCACGTCGATGCTCTTCCCGATCCGGAACCGCAGCCGGGAGAGGTGCGGGTGAAGGTCGCTGTATCGGGACTCAATCCTTCCGATATCAAGACCCGTATGGGCTTTGCCGGAATGCCGATGCCGTTTCCCCGTATCGTGCCGCATCAGGATGGCGCAGGTACGATCGACAAGGTTGGATTTGGCGTTTCCGAGAAGCGCATCGGCGAGAGGGTGTGGCTCTACAAGGCGCAAACCGGAAAGGCATTCGGGTCGTCCGCTGACTACGTTGTCGTACCTTCCGCACACGCAGTGCCCCTGCCGGTCAACGTGCCTTTTGAAACGGGCGCGTGCCTGGGAATTCCGGCGGTTACGGCGCACCGCTGCTTGTTTGCGGACGGCGACTTGCGTGGCAAGCGTGTGCTGGTTCAAGGTGGGGCTGGAGCAGTCGGAACGGCGGCGATCCTGCTCGCCAAGTGGGCCGGAGCTTGGGTTAGCGCAACGGTCAGCCGCGAAGAGCAGGCAAAGGTCGCTGCAGCGGCTGGGGCCGATCTCATCATCAACCGGCACGAAGAGAATGTGTCCGAAGCCGTCAAACGCAGCACGGGCAGCGGCGTTGACCGCATCGTCGATGTCGATCTTGCATCGAATATCGAAATCGACATCGCCTGTCTGGCGCCGAGCGGCGTGGTCACGGCCTACGCTACCGAGAACCCGCAAGCCAAGCTGTCCCTGCCGTTCCTTGCGACGATGTTCGGCGGCTACGCGTTTCGGTTTGTGTTCTTCTATTCGATCCCACAATCGGCATTCCAACAGGCGATTGACGAGGTCTCGGCCTGCGTGGCGTCGGGAGCCTACAATCCCGGGATTGCGATGAAACTGCCGCTCGAACGGATTTCCGAGGCTCACGAAGCCCAGGAGAGCGGAAGGACGGTCGGAAAAATTCTGATCGAAATCTAA